CAGGCGAGCGCCGTGAACGCCCAAGCTGCTCCACCCCGGGCGAAGATCGCCACGGCCACGCAGGGCACCCCGGTGAAGGTGATTGCCCAGGGGATGTCGGCCCCGGCCGGCAACGGTTCGGTGCGCACCAGCAGCCAGAATCCGGTGATTGCCACGAAACAGACCATTTCCGCGGCCACGATCAGGCGCAGCATCCGCACCGACGCCCACCGGGAACAGACCCCCAGCGTCACGGGCAGGCCGAACGATGCGACCCAGGCCGCCACGGCCAGCTCGGGGCTCGGGTGCCAGGCCTGCGCCGTGAAGGTGCCGATCGAGAGAACGCCGAAAATGCCCGCCGCGCACGCCACGGCGATGCAGAGCAGCCGGGTGAGGTTGGCCGTGGCGGTGAGGGACGGAACGGGGGTCTCGACAGGCTCGAGCAGCGGGGCCGGCTTGGTCTCGACAGGCTCGAGCAGTGGGGCCGGCTCGACCAGCGGGGTCGGCTCGACCGGCGCAGGAAGGTCGACCGGCGGATCCTGTGCGCTCATGAGCGTCCGGGCAGCGGCAGGATGCCGTCCTCCAACGCACGCTTGTACAGGTCGATCTTGGTGCTGGCGGGCCGGCCCACCCGTTCGTACTTCGAGCGCACCCGGCGGATGTAGTCCACCACGGTGAGCTCGGACAGCCCGGTGTGCGAGGCCACCAAGGGCGCCTTCGCCCCAGCCGCGTAGAGCGAAAGCACTTCCCGTTCCCGGGGGCTGAGGCCGGCGTCGGACAGGTCGGGGTCGCCGTCCAGTGCCGCCGCCCACTCCGTGGAGGCGATGGTGTCGCCCGCCGCGGCCCGGGTGACAGCGTCGAGGAGCACATTGGCCGGTTCGGACTTGCGCACGACGCCGAGCACACCGCTGCGGGCGGCAGCCCGCATGAGCTGGGCATCGTCGCCGCCGGTGAACGCGAGCACCGCCGCACCCGCGGCACGGAGCCGGTCGACGTTGTCGGTGACCGTGGAACCGTCGGAGAGCCGCAGGTCTAGGATGACGAGGTCGATGTGGGACTCCCCCGCCTCGTCGAGCAGCTCTGCTACCGTGGCGACCGTAGCCACCACGTGGATTTCCGGGATGGTGTCGAAGAGACCCGCGAACCCGCGGGCGACGATCTCGTGGTCGTCGATCAACGCGACCCGGTACCTGTGCATACTCTTCCTCTCGCTGCCCCCGCAACGGGTGCCCTGATAAATGACGGCTTCCACCGATTGAGCTGGATGCTTAGTGTGGTGAAGGGGAACGCGCCGGGGGGCTGGCTGGGGCGCTCTCGACGAAACTGCCTGCGTTCTGCGGGCTCCCGTCGGTTGAGCGCCCCCGCTCCTGGCCACCATGCTCCGGGTCGTGCCGCAGCGCTTCGCGGCGGCGGTTGTTGAGCACGCCGTGGCTCTCTTCGAGGTAACACGAGCCGCAGAGCGATTCGTAGGTGACCTCCACGCCGTCGATGGCAACCTGGTCGCCGTCGAAGACGAAGGACCCGTCG
This is a stretch of genomic DNA from Cryobacterium soli. It encodes these proteins:
- a CDS encoding response regulator transcription factor; translated protein: MHRYRVALIDDHEIVARGFAGLFDTIPEIHVVATVATVAELLDEAGESHIDLVILDLRLSDGSTVTDNVDRLRAAGAAVLAFTGGDDAQLMRAAARSGVLGVVRKSEPANVLLDAVTRAAAGDTIASTEWAAALDGDPDLSDAGLSPREREVLSLYAAGAKAPLVASHTGLSELTVVDYIRRVRSKYERVGRPASTKIDLYKRALEDGILPLPGRS